The Anolis carolinensis isolate JA03-04 chromosome 2, rAnoCar3.1.pri, whole genome shotgun sequence genome has a window encoding:
- the gprin1 gene encoding G protein-regulated inducer of neurite outgrowth 1 isoform X2, whose amino-acid sequence MGSAKEPETLQFLKQEALPEDAHQTRSPCSPEKDRCLQNLQCDGGHLAMQNCCINDLSTKESSQDNTMVDNLYQKEKSPAANLKPSVDQHATTNTIVLKDISAGGTPLEVEGEQSTSHDLCHNSQQVLSLTESPGNPVNTCSHLETKVSPVTGEACKHPLAESNLKEANKDSASTPSSSKHVGFLESSKDKDETDSITTGTGHSKASSALATCLKNTSQGQLHDSSGDLPNSSHDICGTAEHFSEGHRNSLVLGATKESVTKPFGAEATPRESDKPVTESDQLDQSGEIRSVALDNKKDRDSSTALGVPIAVISRNVQPQDLTPGELQAIPDKATKESERLREAAPDDAKCQKQAQEQQRPESGCMAAFKEHTTAVETRHGEPLVKTCSIEVTPSQHDAGTQADNRVSLVSVAVSPINPPDGSTAFTFHGRGLGGPSLKSPGPEQKPAKKDVEMQVSIPVETRSVATGPMTPITKSPQASYPEVHVKGAVEETPEPVKEVSWDEKGMTWEVYGASMEVEVLGMAIQKHLEKQIEEHGRQVVMTPQSTRSSSIKGAPQKAEVKRQPSVFRSLLQNVRRPRCCSRGGPAVE is encoded by the coding sequence ATGGGCAGTGCTAAGGAACCAGAGACACTGCAGTTCTTGAAGCAAGAGGCTCTTCCAGAAGATGCTCATCAGACCAGATCACCTTGTAGTCCAGAGAAAGACAGGTGCCTCCAGAACCTCCAGTGTGACGGAGGGCATCTTGCCATGCAGAACTGCTGTATAAATGATCTCTCCACCAAAGAGAGCAGCCAAGACAACACCATGGTGGATAACCTATATCAAAAGGAGAAGTCTCCAGCTGCAAACCTGAAGCCTTCTGTTGATCAACATGCTACCACAAATACCATAGTTCTTAAAGACATAAGTGCTGGTGGAACCCCACTGGAAGTGGAAGGAGAACAGTCAACCAGCCATGATTTGTGCCACAACAGCCAGCAGGTATTGAGCCTGACAGAGTCTCCTGGTAACCCAGTCAATACCTGCagccatttggaaacaaaagtAAGCCCTGTGACTGGGGAGGCATGTAAGCATCCCCTGGCCGAATCCAACCTCAAGGAAGCCAATAAGGACTCAGCCAGTACACCATCCTCCTCTAAACATGTTGGATTTCTTGAATCAAGCAAAGACAAAGATGAGACAGATAGCATCACAACAGGAACAGGACATTCTAAGGCAAGTTCAGCACTTGCCACGTGTCTGAAAAACACAAGCCAAGGACAGCTTCATGACTCCTCAGGAGATTTACCTAACTCCAGCCATGACATCTGTGGAACAGCAGAACATTTCAGCGAAGGACACAGAAATTCTTTGGTATTGGGAGCTACCAAGGAATCTGTTACAAAACCCTTTGGAGCTGAAGCCACACCACGGGAGTCAGATAAGCCAGTTACAGAAAGTGACCAGTTGGATCAGAGTGGGGAAATAAGGTCTGTGGCTCTGGATAATAAGAAAGATAGGGACTCCAGTACAGCCTTGGGAGTCCCCATTGCTGTCATTTCTCGTAATGTCCAACCTCAAGACCTAACCCCAGGTGAGTTGCAAGCAATTCCAGATAAAGCTACCAAGGAGTCAGAAAGGCTCAGAGAAGCAGCACCTGATGATGCCAAGTGTCAAAAACAAGCTCAGGAACAGCAGAGACCAGAATCAGGCTGTATGGCTGCATTTAAGGAACACACAACAGCTGTGGAGACGAGACATGGAGAGCCTCTTGTCAAGACCTGCTCAATAGAGGTCACTCCTTCCCAGCATGATGCTGGGACACAAGCTGACAACCGCGTGTCTTTGGTATCagttgctgttagccccatcaaCCCACCTGATGGATCCACAGCCTTCACTttccatggcagggggttgggggGCCCTTCTTTGAAGAGCCCCGGACCAGAACAGAAACCTGCCAAGAAAGATGTGGAGATGCAGGTGTCCATCCCAGTGGAGACTAGATCAGTGGCCACTGGGCCCATGACCCCCATTACCAAATCCCCCCAAGCCTCCTATCCTGAGGTGCATGTGAAAGGGGCAGTGGAGGAGACACCTGAGCCCGTGAAGGAGGTCAGCTGGGATGAGAAGGGGATGACATGGGAAGTGTATGGTGCCTCCATGGAAGTGGAGGTGTTGGGCATGGCTATCCAGAAGCACCTAGAGAAGCAGATTGAAGAGCATGGTCGGCAGGTGGTGATGACTCCTCAGAGCACCCGTTCCAGCTCCATCAAAGGGGCCCCACAGAAGGCAGAGGTCAAGAGGCAGCCCAGTGTGTTCAGGTCACTCCTACAGAATGTGCGGCGACCCCGTTGCTGCTCCCGCGGGGGGCCAGCTGTGGAATGA